The Peribacillus sp. FSL P2-0133 genome has a segment encoding these proteins:
- a CDS encoding ATP-binding protein has product MNQSHKIACKVAFIYIIIGVLWIFVTDYISMTQARADVQIYAMFQHSKGWMFIFITGLFLYFIIRYWTGKMLRSQQEFILKDEQYRSLFKHNPDCVLELDLEGNVVSINPEAEKLLGHNSDNLKGKNANHLLNWNESDKVSVFFKQSLQGEAVKFETTIQNGSDEERIIRVTFLPIIVHAEMLGVYAIVRDITELRREEELMIMSEKLSVIGHLAAAVAHEIRNPLTSLKGFVQLMDMTQEVNPLHSDIMLKEIDRINIISSELLILGKKQDVAFRRIDLADSLQQVFTLMKAETNLNNIEMGFRVKTAEPIYIMADPIEIKQLIINIVKNSIEAIEDNGKIDISLQTSDGQAVVSVSDNGMGMVPERLERIGEPFYSTKEKGTGIGLAICRKIVHRLHGEMHFESELNKGTTVTIRIPLATGQE; this is encoded by the coding sequence ATGAACCAATCTCATAAAATTGCATGTAAAGTGGCTTTTATATATATAATCATTGGGGTCTTATGGATTTTCGTTACGGATTACATCTCTATGACACAGGCAAGGGCAGATGTTCAGATATATGCAATGTTCCAACATTCCAAAGGGTGGATGTTCATTTTCATAACCGGGCTTTTCCTATACTTCATAATCAGGTATTGGACGGGGAAAATGTTGAGGTCCCAACAGGAATTCATTCTGAAGGATGAACAGTATCGGTCACTGTTCAAGCATAACCCAGATTGTGTGCTTGAGCTGGATCTCGAAGGAAATGTCGTTTCGATAAACCCTGAAGCTGAAAAACTATTAGGTCATAACAGTGACAATTTGAAAGGCAAGAATGCGAATCATCTCCTTAACTGGAATGAAAGTGATAAAGTATCTGTATTCTTTAAACAGTCCCTTCAAGGGGAGGCTGTAAAATTCGAAACGACCATTCAGAATGGCAGTGATGAAGAACGGATAATCCGTGTAACCTTTTTACCGATCATCGTTCACGCGGAAATGCTGGGAGTATATGCAATCGTTAGGGATATTACTGAATTGCGGCGCGAAGAGGAATTGATGATCATGTCTGAAAAGCTATCTGTAATCGGACATCTGGCTGCAGCGGTAGCACATGAGATAAGGAATCCGCTGACATCGTTAAAAGGATTCGTACAGTTAATGGATATGACGCAGGAGGTAAACCCACTGCATTCTGATATTATGTTGAAGGAAATTGACCGGATTAATATTATCTCAAGTGAACTTTTGATTCTTGGGAAGAAACAGGATGTAGCATTCCGCAGGATCGATCTTGCCGACAGTTTACAACAGGTATTCACGTTGATGAAAGCAGAAACGAATTTGAATAATATCGAAATGGGGTTCAGGGTTAAAACCGCCGAACCGATTTATATTATGGCTGATCCAATTGAAATTAAACAGTTGATAATCAATATCGTCAAGAACAGCATTGAAGCGATTGAGGATAATGGGAAAATTGATATATCGCTGCAAACCAGCGATGGACAAGCTGTAGTCAGCGTGAGTGATAATGGCATGGGTATGGTGCCCGAGCGCCTTGAACGGATTGGTGAGCCTTTTTATTCGACGAAGGAAAAGGGTACAGGGATCGGGCTAGCAATTTGCCGGAAAATCGTTCATCGACTTCACGGGGAAATGCATTTTGAAAGTGAGTTAAACAAAGGGACGACGGTTACAATTCGTATTCCGTTGGCTACTGGACAAGAATAA
- a CDS encoding aldehyde dehydrogenase family protein — MVMTETLKKKLFINGKWQEAEKFTTLKSPYSGEVLAEIPSASLEDVELAIESAYQARKTMAALPSHKRAAILEKLASLLESRKDEAAEIIAKEAAKPIKTAMVEVSRTIATYKFAAEEAKRIHGETLTMDATADGEGRIGYTVREPLGVVGAITPFNFPMNLVAHKVGPAIAAGNTLVLKPASQTPLSSLFLAELLAETELPAGAFNLVTGSGSVIGDKLVTDSRVKSISFTGSPAVGIGIRNKAGLKKVSLELGSNAAVIVDKGINIDKIIQRCVSAAFAFQGQVCISLQRAYVHEEVYDEFVKKFIEATNGLKLGDSLDPSVDLSALISAGDVQRSLDWIGEAKQHGAIVAAGGKSEGNILHPTVLLEVDAMLKVSCQEVFAPIVLINKVSSVEEAIDLVNDSEFGLQAGIYTENINLALSAAEKLEVGGVIINDIPTYRVDNMPYGGVKKSGTGREGLKYAIEEMTEMKLVIINRN; from the coding sequence ATGGTCATGACGGAAACGCTGAAAAAGAAATTATTCATTAATGGTAAATGGCAAGAAGCTGAAAAGTTCACGACACTAAAGTCTCCTTATAGCGGGGAAGTTCTAGCGGAGATTCCTTCGGCAAGCCTTGAAGATGTAGAGTTGGCAATAGAATCAGCCTATCAAGCTAGAAAAACAATGGCAGCTTTACCTAGTCATAAACGCGCTGCAATACTTGAAAAGCTTGCGAGCCTTTTGGAGAGCCGCAAAGATGAGGCAGCTGAAATTATTGCTAAAGAGGCAGCGAAACCAATCAAAACGGCAATGGTTGAAGTATCCCGGACGATTGCCACATATAAATTTGCAGCAGAGGAAGCAAAAAGGATTCATGGGGAAACATTGACGATGGATGCTACAGCTGACGGAGAAGGAAGGATAGGATACACAGTCCGTGAACCTCTAGGCGTTGTGGGTGCAATTACCCCTTTTAATTTTCCGATGAACCTGGTTGCTCATAAAGTAGGCCCGGCCATTGCTGCCGGAAATACACTTGTCCTGAAACCTGCGAGCCAAACACCGCTATCTTCACTATTTCTTGCTGAACTATTAGCCGAAACTGAATTGCCGGCAGGTGCGTTTAATTTAGTTACCGGAAGCGGTTCGGTTATTGGTGATAAATTAGTCACCGATTCACGGGTGAAGAGCATTTCATTTACTGGAAGTCCGGCTGTCGGAATCGGGATCCGTAATAAGGCAGGATTAAAGAAAGTGAGTCTTGAACTAGGTTCGAATGCGGCTGTCATCGTTGATAAAGGGATCAATATCGATAAAATCATCCAACGCTGTGTATCGGCAGCATTCGCTTTTCAAGGGCAGGTCTGTATTTCCTTACAGCGCGCATATGTTCATGAAGAGGTATATGATGAGTTCGTCAAAAAATTCATAGAAGCAACGAATGGCTTGAAACTAGGAGATTCTTTGGACCCGTCTGTGGACCTTTCGGCATTAATCAGTGCTGGTGATGTACAACGAAGCCTGGATTGGATCGGGGAAGCTAAACAACACGGTGCGATCGTTGCAGCAGGAGGTAAATCTGAAGGGAATATCCTGCATCCGACTGTGTTGCTGGAAGTGGATGCAATGCTTAAGGTATCTTGTCAGGAAGTCTTCGCTCCCATTGTTTTGATCAATAAGGTTTCTTCTGTTGAGGAAGCGATTGACTTGGTCAACGATTCCGAATTCGGATTGCAGGCCGGGATTTACACAGAAAATATCAATCTGGCTCTTTCTGCCGCAGAAAAATTAGAAGTCGGCGGTGTTATCATTAATGATATCCCAACTTATCGTGTCGACAACATGCCGTATGGCGGAGTCAAAAAAAGCGGGACTGGCCGCGAAGGGTTAAAATATGCCATTGAAGAAATGACGGAAATGAAACTGGTCATTATTAACCGAAATTAA
- a CDS encoding aldehyde dehydrogenase family protein, whose amino-acid sequence MQETLQNNTKKEGTGALDLKMFINGEWVNSTSGEKRDVLNPATGEVIAKAAEGTQEDVDAAVEAAKYAFYEGGWWGTPAVERARILFKIADKIEEKAEELATLETLDNGKPLREARYDIADSAACFRYYAGLATKPTGQTFEVPDGQQAMVVREPIGVCGQIVPWNFPLMMSAWKLAPALAAGNSVVFKPSEITPVTAVKLFEIMDEVGLPKGVANLVLGAGPVVGQAIAEHEEIDKVAFTGGTETGRKIMEASLGNLKKVTLELGGKSPNIVFADSDFETAVDYALYGIFCNQGQVCSAGSRLLLEESIYDQFIASLTAKAKKIKVGSGSDESSQMGPIVSEAHMNKILSYIQIGKEEGAKIIVGGNRIKEEGLDKGYFVEPTIFVDTTPDMRIVQEEIFGPVLVVQKFKDEAEALRLANDTKYGLAGAVFTNDIAKAYRVIKKVRAGITWINSYHPTYNEAPWGGFKQSGNGRELGTFGYEAYTEVKQINNNLDIQPTGWFDEE is encoded by the coding sequence ATGCAGGAAACTTTGCAAAATAACACGAAAAAAGAGGGAACGGGAGCACTGGACTTAAAGATGTTCATCAATGGGGAATGGGTGAATTCGACTTCAGGAGAGAAGAGGGATGTATTGAATCCGGCCACCGGGGAAGTTATTGCCAAAGCTGCGGAAGGAACACAGGAAGATGTGGATGCAGCGGTCGAGGCAGCAAAATATGCTTTCTATGAAGGTGGTTGGTGGGGAACTCCTGCAGTGGAAAGAGCTCGCATTTTATTCAAAATAGCCGACAAAATAGAAGAAAAAGCTGAAGAATTAGCTACGTTGGAAACATTGGATAATGGGAAACCATTACGTGAGGCTCGTTATGATATAGCGGATTCAGCAGCCTGTTTTAGATATTATGCAGGATTGGCTACAAAACCGACAGGTCAAACTTTTGAAGTTCCTGACGGTCAGCAAGCGATGGTCGTAAGGGAACCAATCGGTGTATGCGGGCAGATCGTTCCATGGAATTTTCCGCTAATGATGTCAGCATGGAAACTCGCCCCGGCGCTTGCAGCAGGAAATTCCGTTGTGTTCAAACCATCTGAGATCACCCCTGTGACAGCGGTCAAACTATTCGAAATCATGGATGAAGTCGGATTGCCAAAAGGTGTCGCAAACCTTGTGTTAGGAGCGGGGCCGGTTGTTGGACAAGCCATTGCCGAACATGAGGAAATCGATAAAGTGGCCTTTACAGGAGGGACGGAAACAGGGCGTAAAATCATGGAGGCTTCACTCGGTAACCTAAAGAAGGTGACATTGGAGCTCGGCGGGAAATCGCCTAATATCGTATTTGCCGACTCTGACTTTGAGACTGCCGTTGATTATGCTCTATACGGGATTTTCTGTAATCAAGGACAAGTGTGTTCAGCAGGTTCTCGTTTACTGTTGGAAGAGTCCATTTACGATCAGTTCATTGCAAGTCTTACTGCGAAGGCGAAAAAGATCAAAGTAGGTTCAGGTTCTGATGAAAGCAGCCAGATGGGTCCTATTGTTTCAGAAGCCCATATGAACAAAATATTATCGTATATCCAAATCGGAAAAGAAGAAGGTGCCAAAATAATCGTCGGTGGAAATCGAATAAAAGAAGAAGGCTTGGATAAAGGTTACTTTGTCGAACCTACTATTTTTGTTGATACGACACCGGACATGCGGATTGTGCAGGAAGAAATTTTTGGACCGGTGCTTGTCGTTCAAAAGTTCAAGGATGAAGCGGAAGCACTTCGACTGGCCAATGATACGAAATATGGTTTAGCGGGAGCGGTGTTCACGAATGATATCGCAAAAGCGTACCGTGTCATAAAAAAAGTGCGTGCAGGCATCACGTGGATAAACTCATATCATCCGACTTATAACGAAGCTCCTTGGGGAGGGTTCAAGCAAAGTGGAAATGGACGCGAACTGGGAACTTTCGGTTACGAAGCTTACACTGAAGTGAAGCAAATCAATAACAACTTGGATATCCAGCCAACAGGCTGGTTTGATGAAGAGTAA
- a CDS encoding aspartate aminotransferase family protein, whose protein sequence is MIKETTGIQELIDLDKKHFIHPTTAIEQQQADGPSFIFKEGKGIYLTDVTGRTVIDGMASLWNVNIGHGQEEMAEVAKEQMTKLAFTSSFATFSNEPAIRLAAKIASIAPGDLNAVFFTSGGSESNDTAIKLARHYWLLKGQPNRQKIISRSKSYHGVAMGATSATGLKPFRDFTNSIAPDFYHVDGSSIEELRKVIEQEGPETIAAFIAEPIQGAGGVNLPPEGYFKEVREICNEYGILMVTDEVITGFGRTGTYFGIEHFGVVPDMMCFAKGVTSGYAQLGGVVLNDKMHQDFIALSKGTLLHGYTYSGHPMACAVALKNIEIIERENLIENSKKRGEELLAGFKKLQSKHPIVGDVRALGLIGGISIVKDKQTGEGFETQLAPRLVAEAAKNGLICRSVTFDQDTLVFAPPLIITKSEVERIIEILDETFTAVEKEIL, encoded by the coding sequence ATGATCAAAGAAACGACGGGTATTCAGGAATTAATCGATTTGGATAAAAAGCATTTTATTCATCCGACTACGGCAATCGAGCAACAGCAGGCAGATGGTCCAAGTTTCATCTTTAAGGAAGGGAAGGGAATATATCTTACGGATGTCACGGGCAGGACTGTCATTGATGGCATGGCTTCACTTTGGAATGTGAATATTGGACATGGACAAGAAGAGATGGCTGAAGTCGCGAAGGAACAAATGACGAAGCTAGCTTTCACCTCAAGTTTCGCCACTTTCAGCAATGAGCCGGCAATCCGGTTGGCGGCCAAAATCGCTTCCATCGCTCCTGGGGATCTGAATGCAGTTTTCTTCACTTCAGGTGGATCGGAGTCGAATGATACGGCCATCAAACTTGCTCGTCATTACTGGCTATTGAAAGGTCAGCCTAATCGTCAAAAAATCATTTCCCGCTCGAAATCCTATCATGGAGTGGCAATGGGAGCTACAAGTGCGACTGGCCTGAAGCCGTTCCGAGACTTCACGAATTCAATTGCACCGGATTTTTACCATGTGGACGGTTCCTCCATTGAGGAGTTGCGTAAGGTTATAGAACAGGAAGGACCGGAAACGATTGCGGCATTTATTGCTGAACCGATTCAAGGGGCTGGTGGCGTGAACCTTCCTCCTGAAGGCTATTTTAAGGAAGTAAGGGAGATTTGTAATGAATACGGCATTTTAATGGTGACGGATGAAGTCATTACAGGTTTCGGAAGAACAGGGACTTATTTTGGGATTGAACACTTTGGTGTTGTACCTGATATGATGTGCTTCGCAAAAGGTGTGACGAGCGGATATGCACAGTTAGGCGGGGTCGTCCTGAATGATAAGATGCATCAGGATTTCATTGCCCTTTCAAAAGGCACGCTTTTACACGGCTACACATACAGTGGCCATCCTATGGCATGTGCGGTTGCTTTGAAAAATATTGAAATAATTGAACGCGAAAACTTGATAGAAAACTCGAAAAAGCGTGGTGAAGAGTTGCTTGCCGGCTTTAAGAAGCTTCAAAGCAAACACCCGATTGTTGGTGATGTCAGGGCACTTGGATTAATTGGAGGCATCTCCATCGTAAAGGACAAACAAACAGGCGAAGGCTTTGAGACACAGCTTGCTCCAAGACTGGTTGCTGAAGCGGCGAAGAATGGTTTGATTTGCCGGTCTGTTACGTTTGACCAAGATACACTCGTATTCGCACCGCCTCTAATCATTACTAAATCGGAAGTCGAAAGAATAATTGAAATCCTTGATGAGACATTTACTGCTGTCGAAAAAGAAATTTTATAA
- a CDS encoding molybdopterin oxidoreductase family protein → MQSYINQPDGVFPSVCSLDCPDQCGLLLHKKDGKIIKVQGDPDHPVTKGNICNKVRNMTARLYDPNRLKQPLKRIGPKGEGNFAPISWEEAIDTITSKWKDLIEMHGSESILPYSFYGNMGNLSAEGMDRRFFHKLGASMLERSICNAAGSVGYSYTMGGSFGIDPEETIHTKLFIMWGINAVSTNMHQVTLAQQARKNGAKVVVIDVHKNQTGKWADWFIPILPGTDSALALGLMHILYAENLVDQPFLDEYTVGAAELREHVRQYDPATVSVITGVPIDDLYELARMYGTTSPSFVRIGNGLQHHDNGGMAVRTIACLPALTGQWMTEGGGAIKGNSGYLTFNTNALRRPDLLHNKATRTINMNQIGQALLEKENPIRSMFVYGSNPALVAPNANKVQEGLMREDLFTVVHDLFLTETAMFADLVLPATSSYETEDFYNSYWHNYVQIQKPVVEKYGESKSNVELFKLLAAGMGFEEQAFRDSEEDMIRQALDFPDNPHLEGITYDSLSRNQFVKAKMQPMFPGKLPTPSGKIELYSERMKQDGYEPLPTYKPIIKDSDLPFLFIPAPNHNFLNSTFSNNAKHISMEKEPKLHMNAADAKTMGISSGDMVKIWNDRGECLLTAAPGENVLPGVLVSQGLWQNTPETKQHINSLTPDRLADMGNGAVFFSGRVDLERVQQK, encoded by the coding sequence ATGCAATCCTATATCAATCAGCCAGATGGAGTCTTTCCCTCTGTTTGCTCTCTTGACTGTCCTGATCAATGCGGTTTACTGCTGCACAAAAAAGACGGGAAAATCATTAAAGTTCAAGGAGACCCTGATCATCCAGTAACAAAAGGGAATATTTGCAACAAAGTCCGAAACATGACCGCTCGCCTATATGACCCCAATCGCTTAAAACAGCCATTAAAGCGCATCGGTCCGAAAGGAGAAGGGAATTTTGCTCCAATCAGCTGGGAAGAGGCCATTGATACAATCACTTCCAAATGGAAAGACCTGATTGAAATGCACGGATCGGAAAGCATACTCCCCTACAGCTTTTACGGAAACATGGGCAACCTCAGCGCTGAAGGGATGGATCGCCGTTTTTTCCATAAACTCGGTGCAAGCATGCTCGAGCGTTCCATTTGTAATGCGGCAGGCTCAGTCGGATACAGCTATACAATGGGTGGTTCATTCGGCATCGATCCAGAAGAAACGATTCATACAAAGCTTTTCATCATGTGGGGCATTAACGCTGTGAGCACAAATATGCACCAAGTAACTCTTGCCCAGCAAGCCCGAAAAAACGGGGCCAAAGTAGTTGTCATTGACGTACATAAAAACCAAACCGGCAAGTGGGCAGATTGGTTCATTCCGATTCTGCCTGGCACCGATAGTGCGCTTGCCCTCGGATTAATGCATATACTATATGCCGAGAATCTAGTCGACCAGCCCTTTTTGGATGAATACACAGTTGGTGCTGCCGAATTGCGCGAACACGTCCGCCAATATGACCCTGCGACCGTCTCCGTGATCACTGGCGTTCCAATTGATGACTTATATGAATTAGCCAGGATGTACGGCACCACAAGTCCATCATTCGTTCGGATAGGCAATGGCCTGCAGCACCATGACAATGGAGGCATGGCGGTACGTACCATCGCCTGCCTGCCTGCACTTACCGGCCAATGGATGACCGAGGGGGGCGGAGCCATCAAAGGGAATTCTGGATATCTGACTTTTAATACAAATGCCTTAAGACGTCCTGATTTATTGCATAATAAAGCTACCCGGACCATTAATATGAACCAAATCGGTCAAGCTCTCCTGGAAAAGGAAAACCCGATTCGCTCCATGTTTGTATACGGCTCCAACCCAGCACTTGTCGCTCCGAATGCAAATAAGGTGCAGGAAGGCCTAATGCGGGAAGATCTATTCACAGTTGTACATGATCTATTCTTAACCGAAACGGCCATGTTTGCCGACCTCGTCCTTCCTGCCACATCATCTTATGAAACGGAGGATTTTTATAATTCATACTGGCATAATTACGTGCAAATACAAAAACCTGTAGTCGAAAAATATGGCGAGTCGAAATCGAATGTTGAATTGTTCAAACTGTTAGCTGCTGGAATGGGATTTGAGGAACAAGCATTTAGAGATTCTGAGGAAGATATGATACGTCAGGCGCTGGATTTTCCCGATAACCCGCATTTAGAAGGCATCACCTATGACTCCCTTTCAAGGAATCAATTTGTCAAAGCCAAGATGCAGCCGATGTTCCCAGGAAAACTCCCGACACCAAGTGGTAAAATCGAACTTTATTCCGAACGGATGAAGCAGGATGGATACGAGCCTTTGCCAACATATAAGCCAATCATAAAAGATAGCGACCTGCCATTTTTATTCATTCCGGCACCTAATCACAATTTCTTGAATTCAACCTTTTCAAATAATGCCAAACATATCTCCATGGAAAAGGAACCGAAACTGCACATGAATGCCGCTGATGCCAAAACAATGGGGATATCCTCCGGAGATATGGTTAAAATCTGGAACGATCGCGGTGAATGTTTGCTTACCGCTGCTCCCGGTGAAAATGTGTTACCCGGCGTTCTTGTCAGCCAAGGCTTGTGGCAGAATACACCTGAAACAAAACAACACATCAATTCCCTTACCCCAGATCGCCTCGCAGATATGGGTAATGGCGCCGTTTTCTTTTCAGGACGGGTTGATCTTGAAAGAGTCCAGCAAAAGTAA
- the rpoN gene encoding RNA polymerase factor sigma-54, with translation MQVGFELYQKQTMKLSLTPELQQSIKILQYSTHELIGFLNRQAYENPVLEISFKDPLASLSESSIRTPKINSLKRSSKSKSFNGDNDYNPINNYSINTETLEIHLLEQVSLLSSLKAIERRILQFLIGNLNEYGFLELDTNWTASHFSMSVEEIEKMIQVLQSLDPIGVGAKDLADCLLIQLREHEDRNELAVKIVKKHLTDLAEKRYRKIAALYKATIQEVQEASDFVRTLNPRPVSHFSNDLTHYIIPDVYVEKEKEDFLITVNDSCTPKLSISPFYKDHIALNPVNPAKDYIKGHINDAQLLLKGIEQRQMTLYKVAATIVDEQQEFFMKGITGLKPMTLKDISEKLQVHESTISRATSNKYIQTPHGLFKLRNFFTRGVNRANSQATESTTTIKEKIKVLIADEDKIKPFSDQKLCQIFENEGMKISRRTIAKYREDLGIPGSSKRRRF, from the coding sequence ATGCAGGTAGGATTTGAACTATACCAAAAACAAACTATGAAATTGTCATTAACCCCTGAATTACAGCAATCGATCAAGATCCTTCAATATTCGACCCATGAACTAATAGGTTTCCTAAACCGACAGGCTTACGAAAATCCCGTTCTCGAAATAAGCTTTAAAGACCCCCTCGCATCACTTTCTGAATCTAGCATTCGTACACCTAAAATAAATTCTCTGAAACGGTCCTCTAAAAGTAAAAGTTTCAACGGAGACAATGATTACAATCCAATCAACAATTATTCAATCAACACAGAAACATTGGAAATCCATTTACTGGAACAAGTGAGTTTACTAAGTTCATTGAAAGCAATTGAAAGGAGGATTCTCCAATTTTTAATTGGGAACTTAAATGAATATGGATTTCTTGAATTGGATACCAATTGGACTGCCTCGCATTTTTCCATGTCCGTCGAAGAAATAGAAAAAATGATTCAAGTTTTGCAATCCCTTGACCCGATTGGAGTCGGGGCTAAAGATCTGGCCGATTGCTTACTCATTCAGCTGCGTGAGCATGAGGATCGCAATGAATTGGCGGTTAAGATCGTTAAAAAGCACTTAACGGACTTAGCAGAAAAACGCTACAGGAAAATTGCCGCCCTATACAAAGCGACCATTCAGGAAGTACAAGAAGCGTCGGATTTCGTCCGTACGTTAAACCCGCGTCCCGTCAGTCACTTTTCCAATGATTTGACTCATTACATCATTCCGGACGTTTACGTGGAAAAAGAAAAAGAAGATTTTCTGATAACGGTCAATGATAGCTGCACACCTAAACTTTCCATCAGTCCTTTCTACAAGGACCACATCGCTCTGAATCCTGTCAATCCAGCTAAAGATTATATAAAAGGGCACATAAATGATGCCCAATTACTTTTAAAAGGAATCGAACAAAGGCAAATGACACTTTACAAAGTGGCAGCGACAATCGTGGACGAGCAGCAAGAGTTTTTCATGAAGGGAATCACGGGGTTAAAACCTATGACACTGAAAGACATTTCGGAAAAACTTCAGGTTCATGAATCAACAATCAGCAGGGCGACGAGCAATAAATATATCCAGACACCGCATGGCCTCTTTAAACTTAGGAACTTCTTTACTAGAGGGGTAAACCGCGCGAATAGCCAAGCAACCGAATCAACGACCACCATCAAAGAAAAAATAAAGGTCTTGATTGCCGATGAAGATAAGATAAAGCCTTTTTCAGATCAGAAACTTTGTCAAATATTCGAAAATGAAGGGATGAAGATCTCCCGCCGTACTATTGCAAAATACCGTGAAGATCTCGGTATACCGGGATCTTCAAAACGGCGTAGATTTTAA
- the putP gene encoding sodium/proline symporter PutP — translation MDYGIIISIGIYMAGMLLIGYFAYRKTANLTDYMLGGRNLGPAVTALSAGASDMSGWLLMGLPGAMYISGLSAGWIVVGLCAGSYLNWLFVAPRLRTYTEVAGNSITIPDFLGNRFKDGSRVLKVVSASVILIFFTFYTSSGMVAGGELFRSAFNLDYRWGIWLTASVVILYTLFGGFLAVSWTDFVQGTIMFIALILVPVVTIVNIGGWDPTFNEIRSINPNLLHVFEGTSTIGIISLLAWGLGYFGQPHIIVRFMAVSSVKELKSARRIGMGWMIFAIVGAMFTGLVGIAYFNLTNSPLGEKNAESVFIILSKELFPSLITGFLLAAILAAVMSTIASQLLVSASALTDDFYKQFIRPNASDKELVLVGRFGVLAISAIALLLAFNPSGTILKLVGYAWAGFGAAFGPVILLSLYWKRMTKWGALAGMIVGTATVIVWDMIDKFAEVYEIIPGFIAGSIAVVVFSLLSAKPTKDIEEEFNQAIKNLS, via the coding sequence TTGGATTATGGAATTATAATATCAATTGGAATATACATGGCAGGCATGCTGTTAATTGGTTATTTTGCCTATCGGAAAACGGCCAACTTAACCGATTACATGCTTGGCGGCCGGAACTTGGGCCCGGCTGTGACTGCATTGAGTGCAGGAGCTTCCGATATGAGCGGCTGGCTGTTGATGGGTCTTCCCGGTGCTATGTACATAAGCGGGTTAAGTGCTGGCTGGATTGTCGTCGGCCTTTGTGCAGGGTCTTATTTAAACTGGTTATTCGTGGCACCAAGACTTCGGACTTACACGGAAGTGGCCGGCAATTCGATTACTATTCCCGATTTTTTGGGGAATCGGTTTAAAGATGGCTCCAGGGTCTTAAAAGTGGTATCAGCATCGGTCATTTTAATTTTCTTCACCTTTTACACATCTTCAGGCATGGTAGCAGGCGGTGAGCTTTTCCGCTCCGCTTTCAATTTGGATTATCGGTGGGGCATCTGGCTGACGGCGAGTGTTGTTATTCTTTATACATTATTTGGCGGATTCCTAGCTGTTAGCTGGACCGACTTCGTACAAGGTACAATCATGTTCATTGCCTTAATTCTAGTGCCAGTTGTCACGATTGTAAATATTGGTGGCTGGGATCCTACCTTCAATGAAATAAGATCGATCAACCCGAATTTATTGCATGTCTTTGAAGGAACATCAACCATTGGAATCATATCTCTTCTGGCATGGGGGCTTGGTTATTTCGGGCAGCCTCATATTATCGTTCGATTCATGGCGGTTTCATCTGTTAAAGAATTGAAAAGTGCACGCCGGATCGGTATGGGCTGGATGATTTTTGCTATCGTTGGAGCGATGTTCACTGGATTGGTGGGGATAGCTTATTTTAACCTGACAAACAGTCCTTTAGGGGAAAAAAATGCTGAGTCCGTCTTCATCATTTTATCTAAAGAACTGTTTCCTTCTTTAATTACAGGCTTCTTGTTGGCTGCTATTTTAGCAGCGGTAATGAGTACGATTGCATCACAGCTTTTAGTTTCGGCAAGTGCTTTGACCGATGATTTCTATAAGCAGTTCATTCGGCCGAATGCATCTGATAAGGAATTAGTTCTGGTAGGCCGGTTTGGTGTATTGGCGATATCTGCCATTGCCCTATTGTTGGCTTTTAATCCAAGCGGTACGATCCTTAAATTGGTGGGTTATGCATGGGCTGGCTTTGGAGCGGCCTTCGGTCCTGTCATTCTGTTAAGCCTGTACTGGAAACGGATGACGAAATGGGGAGCACTGGCGGGAATGATTGTCGGAACGGCAACCGTGATCGTCTGGGATATGATCGATAAGTTCGCTGAAGTATACGAAATCATACCTGGTTTCATCGCTGGTTCAATAGCGGTAGTCGTTTTCAGCTTATTATCGGCCAAGCCTACAAAAGATATAGAAGAAGAATTCAATCAAGCCATTAAAAACCTCTCTTGA